In one window of Lewinellaceae bacterium DNA:
- the dnaN gene encoding DNA polymerase III subunit beta — MKFSVSSATLLKVLQKTSGAVGSNPVLPILEDFLFTLEGDQLTVASTDLETSITATIDVTGEENGVVAIPAKILLDTLKALPEQPITLYVDEENFGIELTSSYGKYKMAGDNPDDFPKIASAAEEDSITLDASVITHAIANTLFATSNDEMRLAMTGVLVQVDFNKVTFVATDAHKLVKYSLHNISSDVSQSFILPKKACTLLKNILPSGGDVVVSFNRSHAFFDTDHTKLVCRLIDAKYPDYNGVIPANNPFNLSVHRGDFLNSLRRIVIYSNKTTNQVILKINEGSLNISAQDLDFSNEATEQMSCTYEGDPIIIGFNAKFLIEMLGVLHGDDVRMELSSPNRAGLLLPGVQDDNEEITMLVMPVMLNQ, encoded by the coding sequence ATGAAATTCAGTGTATCCTCGGCAACTCTGCTAAAAGTATTGCAAAAGACCAGCGGAGCCGTAGGTTCTAATCCGGTCCTTCCTATCCTGGAAGACTTCCTCTTTACGCTGGAAGGAGATCAATTGACAGTCGCATCAACCGACCTGGAAACCTCCATAACCGCTACCATTGACGTTACAGGTGAAGAAAATGGCGTCGTGGCCATTCCGGCCAAGATCCTGTTGGATACCTTAAAAGCCCTTCCTGAGCAACCCATCACGCTGTATGTCGATGAGGAGAATTTTGGTATTGAACTGACCTCATCGTACGGTAAATACAAGATGGCCGGAGACAATCCCGATGACTTTCCCAAGATCGCCAGCGCTGCGGAAGAAGATTCCATCACACTCGATGCTTCCGTGATCACCCATGCCATCGCGAACACCTTGTTTGCTACCAGCAATGATGAGATGCGTCTGGCCATGACCGGTGTCCTCGTACAGGTGGATTTTAACAAGGTAACGTTTGTGGCTACCGATGCCCACAAGCTGGTAAAGTACAGTTTGCACAACATCTCTAGTGATGTCTCCCAATCCTTCATCCTGCCCAAAAAGGCATGTACGCTGTTAAAGAACATCCTGCCTTCCGGTGGAGATGTGGTTGTATCCTTCAACCGCTCGCACGCTTTTTTTGACACCGATCACACCAAACTGGTTTGCCGCCTGATCGATGCCAAATATCCCGATTACAACGGCGTCATCCCAGCCAATAACCCGTTCAACCTCTCCGTCCACCGGGGTGATTTTCTCAACTCCCTGCGCCGGATCGTGATCTACTCGAACAAGACCACCAATCAGGTGATCCTCAAGATCAATGAAGGGAGCCTGAACATATCCGCTCAGGATCTGGACTTTTCCAATGAAGCCACCGAGCAGATGAGCTGCACCTACGAAGGGGACCCGATCATCATTGGATTCAATGCAAAATTCCTGATCGAAATGTTGGGGGTACTGCACGGTGACGATGTCCGTATGGAGCTATCAAGTCCAAACCGGGCTGGCCTGTTGCTTCCGGGCGTACAGGATGACAATGAGGAAATTACGATGTTGGTGATGCCGGTGATGCTCAATCAATAG
- the mreC gene encoding rod shape-determining protein MreC: protein MQQFFAILVKYSAFFLFVLLELLCFYLIIQYNQNQRDIFLNSSNLFTGTLARKYNNVVTVLRLPRVLDSMQLENARLKASLKENLYVQNDSATRVRDSVYLQQYAFIPARVVSNSITLHNNIITLDKGSTSGVKQDMGVIMTNGVVGVVDQVGKYYATVISLLNSKSNTSVALKRNGYFGNLVWNDSDPLHMSLEAIPKHVRVERGDTLITTGYSAIYPSGIVVGTVESASLEPGNNFYTITVLLNNDLANVQYVMIVRNLLKEDREETEKEGSHDQ from the coding sequence ATGCAGCAATTCTTTGCGATCCTTGTTAAATATTCCGCATTTTTTCTCTTTGTCTTGCTGGAACTTCTCTGTTTTTATCTGATCATCCAATACAATCAGAACCAGCGGGATATATTTCTCAATTCTTCCAATTTATTTACCGGTACCCTGGCCAGGAAATACAATAATGTGGTCACTGTATTGCGGCTACCCAGAGTGCTGGACAGCATGCAGCTGGAAAACGCCAGGCTGAAAGCCTCGCTGAAAGAAAATTTATACGTCCAGAACGACAGTGCTACCCGCGTTCGGGACTCCGTCTATCTCCAGCAATATGCTTTCATTCCAGCCCGCGTCGTCAGCAACAGTATCACACTCCACAACAATATCATCACACTGGATAAAGGGTCTACTTCCGGTGTAAAACAGGATATGGGCGTAATCATGACTAACGGAGTCGTGGGTGTCGTCGATCAGGTCGGAAAATATTATGCAACGGTCATTTCACTTCTGAACAGCAAGTCCAATACGTCGGTAGCCTTAAAACGCAACGGTTATTTTGGAAACCTGGTCTGGAACGACTCCGATCCATTGCACATGAGTTTGGAGGCTATTCCGAAACATGTGCGGGTCGAGCGGGGCGATACACTTATCACCACCGGCTATTCGGCGATATACCCTTCCGGCATCGTGGTAGGAACGGTCGAATCCGCCTCCCTGGAGCCCGGCAATAACTTTTATACCATCACGGTTCTGCTGAATAATGATCTGGCCAACGTCCAGTATGTGATGATCGTCAGAAACCTGCTGAAGGAAGACCGCGAGGAAACGGAAAAGGAGGGCAGCCATGACCAATGA
- the mreD gene encoding rod shape-determining protein MreD, whose product MTNDILRYIGRIILLTLLQVLIFKQLHFPLGTFNYIHVLIYPYAIITLPVRIPRNLLILIAFVMGMAIDVFYNSIGVHTSALVFTAFIRAHVLNLLEPRGGYNVNASPTRYYLGMNWFIRYLAIMVALHVVFYVSMDVFTFVYIQEIILKSFFSFIFSMVFILLYQFLFNPK is encoded by the coding sequence ATGACCAATGACATCTTGCGTTACATCGGGCGGATTATCCTGCTTACCTTATTACAGGTATTGATTTTCAAGCAACTCCATTTTCCGCTGGGTACTTTCAACTACATCCATGTACTGATCTATCCCTACGCCATCATTACCCTGCCCGTCCGGATACCCCGCAATCTGCTGATCCTGATCGCCTTTGTGATGGGAATGGCCATCGATGTTTTTTACAACAGCATCGGAGTGCATACCAGTGCATTGGTATTCACTGCTTTCATCCGCGCCCATGTACTAAATCTGCTGGAACCCCGGGGCGGATACAATGTTAATGCGAGCCCTACTCGTTATTATCTGGGTATGAACTGGTTCATTCGTTACCTGGCTATTATGGTAGCCCTTCATGTTGTCTTTTATGTCAGCATGGATGTATTTACCTTTGTTTATATCCAGGAGATCATCCTGAAGTCATTCTTCAGCTTTATCTTCTCGATGGTATTTATCTTGTTGTATCAATTCTTATTCAATCCAAAATAG
- the mrdA gene encoding penicillin-binding protein 2 — MEKPVIIRIVFIIAALVLLLKVAQLQLFDKSMRSRAQATAIEKQVQYPSRGLIYDRNGTLLVYNDAIYDLMVVYNKIDPHMDTLRFCQLLDITREQFVDNLTKPWGGQFSKNVPFVFLSKIQPQTWARFSEHLFDFPGFSPRLRSARGYAQNGAAHVLGYISEVSKDQITASNGIYESGDYIGTSGLERAYEPYLRGAKGVKYILKDNIGREVGPFEGGVRDSAAISGSDLISTLDINLQVYAEQLMANKVGAITAIEPNTGEILAMVSSPSYDPNLLTINQNRGAYYAALAQDSLKPLFDRTVLAQYPPGSIFKTVVGLIALQEGVTTPNRSIRCGGGFVNAPGDIRKCHGHPAPTNISIALQYSCNAYFFTLFKDLVNKYGFRDVENGLDNFYTYLSNFGFGQKLTSEIDYEATGFIPNSAYYDNVYKRDPWYATTIVSLGIGQGELSMTTLQMANLASILGNRGFYIQPHLLKQISNQATLPNPDFDRKKLVRIDPIYFGPIIDGMTAVVTSGTARLAQVPGVELCGKTGTVQNPHGEDHSVFISFAPRENPKIAIAVYVENAGGGGRTAAPVAGLLIERYLNDTISAQKKPLEAQILNTDLIHKNARS; from the coding sequence TTGGAAAAACCGGTGATCATTCGGATCGTTTTTATCATTGCGGCGCTGGTACTTTTGTTAAAGGTCGCCCAGCTGCAGCTTTTTGATAAATCGATGCGTTCCCGTGCTCAGGCAACCGCTATTGAAAAACAGGTTCAATACCCATCCAGGGGGCTGATTTACGATCGCAATGGCACCTTATTGGTCTATAATGACGCGATTTACGATTTAATGGTCGTCTACAATAAGATCGATCCGCATATGGATACCCTGCGGTTCTGTCAGTTACTGGATATCACCCGGGAGCAATTTGTGGATAATCTGACCAAACCCTGGGGCGGACAGTTCTCCAAAAATGTACCTTTTGTCTTCCTTTCTAAGATTCAACCCCAGACCTGGGCGAGATTCAGTGAGCATTTATTTGATTTTCCGGGTTTTTCACCCCGCCTGAGAAGCGCCCGCGGCTATGCTCAAAATGGAGCGGCGCACGTGTTGGGTTACATCAGTGAGGTCAGCAAAGATCAGATTACCGCCTCCAACGGTATTTATGAGTCTGGCGATTACATCGGCACCAGCGGTCTGGAAAGAGCCTATGAGCCCTATCTGCGAGGTGCCAAAGGGGTGAAATACATTCTGAAAGACAACATCGGACGAGAAGTTGGCCCGTTTGAAGGTGGTGTTCGCGACTCCGCTGCCATTTCCGGCTCGGATCTGATATCCACTCTGGACATCAACCTGCAGGTCTATGCCGAGCAACTGATGGCGAATAAAGTCGGCGCCATCACTGCCATCGAACCCAACACCGGCGAGATCCTCGCCATGGTCAGCTCTCCCAGTTATGATCCCAACCTCCTCACCATCAATCAAAACCGGGGAGCTTATTACGCAGCTCTGGCTCAGGATTCCCTCAAACCATTATTTGACCGAACCGTACTGGCTCAGTATCCGCCAGGATCCATTTTCAAGACGGTGGTCGGTCTGATTGCACTTCAGGAAGGGGTAACGACGCCAAACCGCAGCATCCGTTGTGGGGGAGGTTTTGTAAATGCCCCGGGTGATATCCGTAAATGTCACGGCCATCCGGCACCCACCAATATTTCCATCGCCCTGCAATACAGCTGTAATGCCTACTTCTTTACCTTGTTCAAGGACCTGGTCAACAAATACGGTTTTCGGGATGTAGAAAATGGCCTCGATAACTTTTACACCTATCTATCGAATTTCGGATTTGGGCAGAAACTCACTTCCGAGATCGACTATGAGGCTACCGGCTTCATACCCAATTCGGCGTATTACGACAATGTATATAAACGGGATCCCTGGTATGCGACGACGATCGTCTCGTTAGGGATCGGGCAGGGAGAACTGTCCATGACCACTTTACAGATGGCCAACCTGGCCTCTATTCTGGGAAATCGCGGCTTTTACATCCAGCCACACTTGCTTAAGCAGATCAGCAATCAGGCCACGCTGCCTAATCCGGATTTCGACCGGAAAAAACTGGTTCGCATCGACCCGATCTATTTTGGCCCCATCATCGATGGTATGACTGCAGTAGTCACTTCGGGAACGGCGCGCCTGGCTCAGGTACCAGGAGTAGAACTCTGCGGTAAAACCGGCACCGTCCAAAATCCGCATGGAGAAGACCACTCGGTGTTCATATCCTTTGCCCCTCGGGAAAACCCGAAAATAGCCATCGCAGTATATGTGGAGAATGCCGGAGGTGGTGGCCGTACCGCTGCTCCGGTTGCCGGCCTCCTGATTGAGCGCTACCTGAATGACACCATTTCCGCACAGAAAAAACCGCTGGAGGCTCAGATCCTAAACACTGATCTGATCCATAAAAATGCGCGGTCATGA
- a CDS encoding rod shape-determining protein, producing MKWLNFFSQELAIDLGTANTLIIHDDEIVVDEPSIVAIDRKSGQTIAVGTRAMQMHEKTHENIKTVRPLKDGVIADFQAAESLIEGLINMIGNRRRFFTHLKMVICIPSGITEVEKRAVFDSADHVDSKETYLIHEPMAAALGIGLDVEEPEGNLIVDIGGGTTEIAVIALSGIVCDQSIRTAGDEFSTDIMNYMKRAHNILIGERTAELLKIKVGSALEHLESPPEDFAVNGRDLMTGIPRQITVSYTEIASALDESISKIEEAILKALESTPPELASDIYKRGLYLTGGGALLRGLDKRISAKTKLPVHIASEPLRAVVKGTGIALKNTHRFSFLIDRKSV from the coding sequence ATGAAGTGGTTAAACTTTTTTTCACAGGAATTAGCAATTGACCTTGGAACGGCCAACACCCTGATCATTCACGATGATGAGATCGTGGTGGACGAGCCATCCATTGTTGCCATTGACCGTAAATCCGGTCAGACCATTGCCGTGGGAACCCGTGCCATGCAAATGCATGAAAAGACCCACGAAAACATCAAAACGGTCCGGCCGCTGAAAGATGGGGTTATTGCCGACTTCCAGGCTGCTGAAAGCCTGATCGAGGGTTTGATCAATATGATTGGCAACCGTCGCCGGTTTTTCACCCATCTTAAAATGGTGATCTGCATCCCTTCCGGAATTACGGAGGTGGAAAAACGCGCAGTCTTTGACTCGGCGGATCATGTGGACTCCAAAGAAACGTACCTGATTCATGAACCCATGGCTGCAGCCCTGGGTATCGGACTGGATGTCGAAGAACCGGAAGGCAATCTGATTGTCGACATCGGGGGCGGTACCACCGAAATTGCGGTGATCGCACTGTCCGGTATCGTATGTGATCAGTCCATACGCACCGCCGGCGATGAATTCAGTACCGACATCATGAATTACATGAAGCGCGCCCATAACATCCTGATTGGGGAGCGTACCGCTGAGTTGTTAAAAATAAAGGTAGGTTCTGCACTGGAACATCTGGAAAGCCCGCCGGAGGACTTTGCCGTCAATGGCCGGGACCTGATGACCGGTATTCCGCGTCAGATCACCGTTTCATATACCGAGATCGCCTCAGCCCTCGACGAGTCCATCTCCAAGATTGAAGAGGCTATTTTGAAAGCGCTGGAAAGTACTCCACCGGAATTGGCTTCTGACATTTACAAAAGAGGTCTTTATCTGACCGGTGGTGGTGCCTTATTGCGTGGTTTGGATAAACGGATCTCTGCCAAGACCAAACTACCCGTTCACATTGCATCTGAACCTTTACGTGCCGTGGTTAAAGGTACCGGAATCGCCTTGAAGAACACGCACCGGTTCTCATTTCTCATCGATCGAAAGAGCGTATAA
- a CDS encoding insulinase family protein — protein MKPKSQIHAIDSLALPPVLEGQLANGIPYTFVAAPYPGPCKVELNFLAGRPQETVRLSAYAANSLLTERTTRYTGPQIAQRIDYYGASLQPSASFDIGTLQLLGAERHLDRLIPLLMHCVREAVFREEDLQLFTESHIQDLNVDLEQTDAVSYRVLTALLFGEDHPYGYNSTETLYRELTTASLKEFYQNYYIRRAPHILIMGSDLKKILKRLEQHTLDWNFHAWDAEIPPSPKPMEAEIIQSVGGKSQTSLKIGRIWPGIHHPDHPGLLILNTLVGGYFGSRLVQQIREKKGYTYNIYSSYDSYRYASFFYIGCETSHRKVNLAKTRIRQEMDILKQDLVPDSELRMIKNYLAGQLSSQLDNALMVSDWLRQSLSEGSDWRATSHLLEQLLSITPRDIQDLAQRYLDPGTLTTVIVG, from the coding sequence TTGAAGCCAAAATCACAAATACATGCCATCGATTCTTTGGCGCTGCCTCCCGTCCTGGAAGGACAGCTTGCCAATGGCATTCCCTATACCTTTGTAGCGGCGCCCTATCCCGGACCATGCAAGGTTGAATTAAATTTTCTCGCCGGAAGGCCCCAGGAAACCGTGCGGCTCAGTGCTTATGCGGCCAATAGCCTGCTCACGGAGCGAACAACCCGCTACACCGGACCGCAAATTGCCCAGCGCATTGACTATTATGGAGCCTCGTTACAACCATCCGCCAGTTTTGACATTGGCACGTTGCAACTTCTGGGCGCGGAACGTCATCTGGACCGGCTGATCCCCTTGTTGATGCATTGTGTCCGGGAGGCAGTATTCCGGGAGGAGGATCTGCAATTGTTTACCGAATCTCACATCCAGGACTTGAATGTGGACCTGGAACAGACCGATGCCGTATCCTACCGGGTCCTTACGGCGCTACTTTTCGGAGAAGATCACCCCTACGGGTACAACAGTACGGAAACGCTTTACCGGGAATTGACTACCGCTTCTTTAAAAGAATTTTACCAGAACTATTACATCCGGCGGGCACCCCATATCCTGATCATGGGCAGCGACCTCAAAAAAATTCTCAAACGGCTTGAGCAACACACCCTGGACTGGAATTTCCATGCCTGGGACGCTGAAATCCCCCCTTCGCCAAAACCCATGGAAGCAGAAATTATTCAGTCGGTTGGCGGAAAAAGTCAAACGTCATTGAAAATTGGTCGTATCTGGCCCGGGATTCATCATCCGGATCATCCTGGTTTGCTGATCCTGAATACACTGGTGGGCGGCTATTTTGGCTCCCGTCTGGTGCAGCAAATCCGCGAGAAGAAGGGGTACACCTATAATATTTACAGCTCTTACGACAGCTACCGGTATGCTTCCTTTTTTTACATCGGTTGTGAAACCAGTCACCGGAAGGTCAACCTGGCAAAAACCCGGATCAGGCAGGAAATGGATATCCTAAAACAAGACCTCGTACCGGATTCAGAGTTAAGGATGATCAAAAATTATCTGGCTGGCCAGCTTTCTTCGCAACTGGATAATGCCCTGATGGTATCAGATTGGCTGCGTCAATCCTTGTCCGAAGGATCCGATTGGCGGGCCACTTCACACTTGTTGGAACAGCTTTTGAGTATCACACCCCGAGATATTCAGGATCTGGCTCAACGGTATTTGGATCCCGGGACCTTAACTACAGTGATCGTAGGTTAA
- a CDS encoding nicotinate-nucleotide adenylyltransferase has translation MKVGLFFGSFNPVHTGHMIIAHYMAEYTDLEQVWIIVSPQNPFKKKDTLANDYDRLHLVHLAIGDHLHLRASNIEFNLPKPSYTIDTLTYLHEKYPEHEFCLIMGGDNLASLPKWKNYEQILNHHDIYVYSRPNIDPGPLVSHPRVTMAEAPLLDISASFIRHCIRAGKSVQYMVPDAVYAYLKDTNLYRN, from the coding sequence ATGAAAGTCGGTTTGTTTTTCGGGTCTTTTAATCCTGTTCATACCGGTCATATGATCATCGCCCACTACATGGCGGAATACACGGACCTCGAACAGGTTTGGATCATCGTATCACCACAAAATCCCTTCAAGAAAAAAGATACCCTTGCTAACGATTACGACCGGCTGCACCTGGTCCATCTGGCTATCGGGGACCATCTTCATCTGCGTGCTTCTAACATCGAATTCAATCTGCCCAAGCCTTCTTATACCATCGATACACTGACTTATCTGCACGAGAAGTATCCGGAGCATGAATTCTGCCTGATCATGGGTGGTGATAATCTCGCGAGCCTGCCGAAATGGAAAAATTATGAGCAAATCCTGAATCATCATGACATCTACGTGTACAGTCGTCCCAATATCGACCCGGGGCCATTGGTGAGCCATCCGCGGGTGACGATGGCTGAAGCGCCCCTCCTTGACATTTCAGCCAGCTTTATCCGTCACTGCATCCGTGCCGGTAAGTCCGTCCAGTACATGGTTCCGGATGCGGTTTATGCTTACCTCAAGGATACCAATCTATACCGTAATTGA